Proteins from one Penicillium digitatum chromosome 2, complete sequence genomic window:
- a CDS encoding DNA repair protein Sae2/CtIP, translating to MEVVQELHAAVANACEASFDNAYKHMKYYIDARAKEAEIKESMASQTQRRLETRIRELEHDITVLRSELQHYEVDTRDLELPGEYANLEIEFDPKNLWDDDLDDDDYHHHQTIWKSRKKVEAKYTALYTNLQTFIQTWSGLKSRVLQHKKKLQRWDQQLKRGEFSLALNGQPVTFRRVESPNLENVDEEHPEARGLSKKRSREDCTDLPAKAVRLSQQKSHADDFQKVIHGSTSGSASTQSSPPRSNLELSGSSGAICLLSSVRWQQTRQRLSPKLPDRHLVHTQSEVMSSGRPAVVKNEMLSSSPTWIGLLHNSEQQIVSTQDLDEIGDTIRTPIKRKAYQDVNIADTWNSEKSTNNANHSMRIPLGQATFSAQEFSTKRLQDLERRAIPALAEDGDDAISIWTSSKIGPGVNRGPSEVKTNGGSAQRRLKNLLERSAPPQSPLHLSSEASDPDSTRATFTPQSDQTIPKASSQMAPDVDPDDEPFRARPLRRLGLGHFKINPARNQGLDYAYDTVVRKKNDRKCISGCTRPGCCGDRFRAMARLGGLPGKSGAEQEEEDQAILQEFMGEDTQLLRTMSGRERENLLVEARARALANQYGRHRHTHQRAQSPPGFWRTDMPDTQEEEEDLEAAKRLEREKVEERYREAMRPGGLWTWADE from the exons ATGGAAGTTGTCCAGGAGCTCCACGCTGCTGTGGCAAATGCCTGTGAGGCCTCCTTCGACAATGCCTATAAACACATGAAATACTATATTGATGCACGTGCCAAAGAGGCAGAAATTAAAGAATCCATGGCCAGCCAAACCCAGCGACGATTAGAGACCAGAATCCGAGAGCTTGAGCATGATATCACGGTACTCCGGAGTGAGCTGCAACACTATGAAGTTGATACACGGGATCTTGAACTTCCCGGGGAATATGCCAATCTAGAGATCGAATTTGACCCGAAGAACCTGTGGGATGATGACCtggatgatgatgattatcatcatcatcaaacCATTTGGAAGTCTCGGAAAAAAGTTGAGGCCAAATACACCGCGCTTTATACAAATTTACAGACATTCATCCAAACTTGGAGTGGTCTCAAATCCCGAGTTTTGCAGCATAAAAAGAAGCTACAGCGATGGGACCAGCAACTAAAGCGTGGAGAATTCTCGCTTGCTCTCAATGGTCAACCCGTCACATTTCGCAGGGTGGAAAGTCCCAACCTTGAGAATGTCGACGAAGAACACCCGGAGGCCCGAGGCTTGTCGAAGAAACGCTCAAGAGAGGATTGTACAGACCTTCCTGCCAAGGCCGTCAGGTTGTCACAACAAAAGTCCCATGCAGATGATTTCCAAAAAGTAATTCACGGCTCAACATCAGGGTCGGCCTCCACCCAGTCTAGCCCTCCTAGATCCAATCTGGAACTCTCCGGATCTTCTGGTGCAATTTGTCTACTATCCAGTGTCCGCTGGCAGCAGACTCGGCAGAGGCTTTCCCCAAAACTTCCTGACAGGCATCTTGTGCATACCCAGTCGGAGGTCATGAGCTCAGGGCGCCCTGCAGTTGTCAAAAATGAGATGTTGTCCTCGAGTCCAACCTGGATCGGTTTATTGCACAACAGTGAACAGCAAATTGTAAGCACACAAGATCTTGATGAGATAGGAGACACGATACGCACACCAATCAAACGGAAAGCCTACCAGGATGTCAATATTGCAGACACTTGGAATTCCGAGAAAAGTACAAATAACGCAAATCACTCAATGCGAATTCCGCTAGGCCA GGCCACATTCTCTGCACAGGAGTTTTCCACGAAACGCCTTCAAGATCTGGAGCGACGCGCAATACCTGCTCTGGCAGAAGACGGTGATGATGCGATATCTATATGGACATCTTCTAAGATTGGTCCCGGTGTCAATCGCGGACCTTCAGAAGTAAAGACAAATGGTGGCTCTGCACAAAGACGTCTTAAAAATCTTCTAGAAAGATCGGCACCACCACAATCACCACTTCATTTGTCGAGCGAAGCCTCCGACCCAGACTCAACAAGAGCGACCTTTACACCGCAAAGTGATCAAACAATACCCAAGGCGTCAAGTCAAATGGCCCCAGATGTAGACCCCGATGATGAACCATTCAGGGCAAGACCTCTTCGTCGTCTTGGGTTGGGGCATTTTAAAATCAATCCGGCTAGAAATCAAGGGCTTGATTACGCATATGATACAGTTGTCCGGAAAAAGAATGACCGCAAATGCATATCAGGTTGTACTCGCCCAGGATGTTGTGGGGATCGGTTCCGGGCCATGGCACGCCTTGGGGGTCTCCCCGGTAAATCTGGAGCAGAGCaggaggaagaagaccaGGCAATTCTACAAGAGTTTATGGGAGAAGATACACAATTGCTTCGAACCATGAGTGGTAGAGAGCGTGAAAATCTCCTGGTGGAAGCGAGAGCCAGGGCCCTGGCCAACCAATATGGACGACATCGGCATACTCATCAGCGGGCTCAATCCCCCCCTGGCTTCTGGCGGACTGATATGCCAGACACacaagaggaggaggaagaccTTGAAGCTGCCAAGAGATTGGAGCGTGAGAAAGTGGAAGAGCGATATCGAGAGGCTATGCGCCCTGGGGGGTTATGGACATGGGCGGATGAATAA
- a CDS encoding Zinc finger, CCHC-type, translating to MNFPPAGRGGCFNCGEASHQAKDCPKKGNPTCYNCNGQGHLSRECQEPAKEKSCYRCGQTGHLSRECPQGGDGNYSGGGSQECYKCGQVGHIARNCSQGGNYGGGYSTGGYGGGFGGPGGAGGRQQTCYSCGGFGHMARDCTQGQKCYNCGEVGHVSRDCPTEAKGERMCYKCKQPGHVQSACPN from the exons ATGAACTTCCCTCCTGCCGGACGCGGTGGCTGCTTCAACT GCGGCGAGGCTTCTCATCAG GCCAAGGACTGCCCCAAGAAGGGAAACCCTACCTG CTACAACTGCAACG GCCAAGGTCACTTGA gccgTGAATGTCAGGAACCCGCCAAGGAGAAGTCATGCTATCGTTGCGGCCAGACCGGACACCTTTCTCGCGAATGCCCTCAGGGTGGTGATGGCAACTACAGTGGTGGTGGTTCCCAGGAGTGCTACAAGTGCGGACAGGTCGGCCACATTGCGCGCAACTGCTCTCAGGGTGGGAACTACGGCGGTGGTTACAGCACGGGCGGCTACGGTGGTGGTTTCGGTGGCCCCGGTGGTGCAGGTGGTCGCCAACAGACCTGCTACTCCTGTGGTGGCTTCGGCCACATGGCTCGTGACTGCACTCAGGGTCAGAAGTGCTACAACT GTGGCGAAGTCGGCCACGTCTCTCGCGACTGCCCTACTGAGGCCAAGGGTGAGCGCATGTGCTACAAGTGCAAGCAGCCCGGCCACGTTCAGTCCGCTTGCCCTAACTAA
- a CDS encoding Ribonuclease has translation MANDPPHVNPPSVISEPLLSGESYAYYTPCPNAITPQQTSPTIHDTNESTPCVLGVDEAGRGPVLGPMVYGAFYLPLDLHHSLLTEKHSFDDSKVLTPAVRENLMHLLNTPGYPLFESCGYAVKVLSARDISSGMMRSPTAVYNLNAQAMDATVEIIRGVVEDRGVDVREVYIDTIGNPATYQQKLERIFPSLKITVAKKADSLYPCVSAASVVAKVTRDVALEVMYEAVLRAEQSLSPTPQTWGSGYPSDSKCVGWLRRNMDTVFGWGSECRFSWGTAKEMLEMKGGARVDWPDEEEGAPRLDEFLLSSAPGKSTGKVGLRDWYGYRHTGVL, from the coding sequence ATGGCAAACGATCCTCCCCACGTCAATCCTCCTAGTGTGATTTCAGAACCCCTCCTCTCCGGCGAGTCCTACGCGTACTACACCCCATGCCCAAATGCAATCACGCCCCAACAGACCTCACCCACGATCCATGATACGAATGAGAGTACACCATGTGTTTTGGGTGTCGATGAAGCCGGCCGTGGTCCAGTCCTAGGGCCAATGGTCTACGGTGCCTTCTATCTCCCTCTTGATCTTCATCACTCGCTTTTGACCGAGAAACACAGCTTTGATGACAGCAAAGTGCTTACACCCGCCGTGCGAGAAAACTTGATGCATCTATTGAATACACCAGGATATCCGTTGTTCGAGTCCTGCGGATATGCGGTCAAGGTGCTTTCGGCGCGCGACATCTCTTCTGGCATGATGAGATCACCCACTGCAGTATACAATCTGAACGCCCAAGCTATGGATGCCACGGTGGAGATAATTCGAGGAGTCGTTGAAGACCGTGGGGTGGATGTGCGAGAGGTATACATTGACACGATTGGGAACCCCGCTACGTACCAGCAAAAATTGGAGCGAATATTCCCATCTCTCAAAATTACGGTGGCAAAGAAAGCCGATTCCTTGTATCCCTGTGTCAGCGCCGCCAGTGTGGTAGCCAAGGTGACACGAGATGTTGCACTGGAAGTGATGTATGAGGCCGTGCTTCGAGCTGAGCAATCACTTAGCCCAACCCCCCAAACTTGGGGAAGTGGCTATCCCTCGGACTCCAAGTGCGTCGGCTGGCTTCGACGCAATATGGACACTGTGTTTGGATGGGGCAGTGAATGTCGATTCAGCTGGGGTACTGCGAAGGAGATGCTTGAAATGAAAGGAGGAGCGCGAGTCGACTGGCCCGACGAGGAGGAAGGGGCACCTCGGCTGGATGAGTTCTTACTATCATCAGCTCCCGGGAAAAGCACAGGCAAGGTTGGATTACGGGATTGGTATGGCTACAGACACACTGGAGTTCTCTGA
- a CDS encoding Secretion related GTPase SrgD, whose product MSQPWDYIAKLVCIGDSGTGKSSLTVRLCEGRFSPSHDVTIGVEFGSRIVPVGPPASLELDLDKPAPGLSGDIFLESSITSGLPTPPRKPQDSPNQKRMKLSLWDTAGQETYKSITRSYFRGASGALLVFDISRHSTFVSCTQWLQDLRHIAEDGIVVILVGNKTDLTGASSGSSQRQVTQEEAEEWCRLNNVVRYVETSAKSGEGVERAFLEVAERIYRNIETGKYDLNDRRSGVKGFGASGGANTGVSRTVTLGMDDAMRKGGNGWTGGCC is encoded by the exons ATGTCACAGCCATGGGACTACATTGCTAAGCTTGTCTGCATTGGTGACTCTGGCACTGGCAAGTCCAGC CTCACCGTCCGACTTTGTGAAGGCCGCTTTTCCCCATCTCATGATGTGACTATTGGAGTCGAGTTCGGGTCGCGAATTGTGCCAGTTGGTCCTCCAGCTTCACTGGAGCTAGACCTTGATAAGCCTGCCCCCGGATTGTCAGGTGATATATTTCTAGAGTCATCTATCACCTCCGGGCTTCCTACCCCTCCACGAAAACCACAAGATTCCCCCAATCAGAAACGCATGAAACTCTCCTTGTGGGATACCGCTGGACAAGAGACATACAAGTCTATCACCCGCTCTTACTTCCGGGGCGCATCTGGCGCTCTCCTAGTCTTTGATATATCCAGGCACTCGACCTTTGTATCCTGTACCCAGTGGTTACAAGATCTACGGCATATTGCAGAAGATGGCATCGTTGTCATTTTAGTCGGTAATAAGACTGATCTGACGGGGGCCAGTTCTGGATCAAGTCAAAGACAGGTCACCCAGGAGGAAGCCGAAGAGTGGTGTCGCCTGAATAATGTGGTTCGCTATGTTGAAACGAGCGCCAAATCGGGAGAGGGTGTTGAACGAGCATTCCTGGAGGTTGCTGAGAGAATATATCGTAACATTGAAACGGGAAAATACGACCTCAATGATCGGCGGAGCGGCGTGAAAGGATTCGGGGCCTCCGGAGGAGCGAACACAGGAGTCTCTAGAACTGTCACACTGGGAATGGATGATGCCATGCGCAAAGGTGGCAACGGTTGGACTGGGGGGTGTTGCTAA
- a CDS encoding Choline transporter-like, translating into MFSEYASRFLAQSQSRVTSRPDDLQRTGRSRPGQHQGSLRHPSSRSFLRPSNPYGPGESQTSQFPFAPRSSVQQAPLFFSATDEFREEDDETEREREIADFYALQRSRRNFGDSNLKESSELDDSECSGFEEESSPCDDRPGKGIKSSWRGEESVLRARLFPIESMAEAPEQEPASRSSPSNSKVRGHLVDIGLDDSLRPDVDDDQALSSPGAHDPPVQRFREREVLKEPSGPSQHGYAVGQADLLSQDAPRPPSSASSFPTSVSPLASENTVQDAFWGQLFLISLTGLFASAFLVYLHTSTPSGDKSRWGDTIYMTVHGSFFLLGIYTIVSILVSLIWLALLRFYVRLLVHVILVAVPTILCSFSLYPFISSFNGPWHGMSIQDKAMRWSSAIPFLIATMWIYNVVRGRQSIGKAIGILEFACRILAANPELLALGLGALVCVVSWTWIWMLMFTRVFLGGHFVSSKSFIIDVGSWWLGIYFVVVYLWSIGIIAGIQRAVTAATVSQWYFHRLATPAPTSRQIVQAAVVHAATTLFGTISLSRLLGLLVRLPLLLLPGRISSLLSLFAYSLIPTPITFLTNPLSLTYAAIHSQPLAASSRGLSQMTTLAPSAASMSLYPRSYSQFPGNLGSLLSYRLSKLILYAARFMMSLALGFGGWVTTARSLTTPTSGSTIRGSLYAYVVGLIAGTIGWTTLGAMEGVIADIVDAAVICWASEVGISGREARYCREAGWLFGDSQPRFGHEHQEV; encoded by the exons ATGTTCTCTGAAT ATGCCTCACGATTCCTTGCTCAGTCACAGTCACGAGTAACCTCTCGGCCAGATGATCTTCAAAGAACGGGCCGGAGCCGCCCTGGTCAACACCAAGGGAGCCTTCGGCACCCCTCATCACGCTCCTTCTTACGACCTAGCAATCCTTATGGACCGGGGGAATCCCAAACATCTcaatttccttttgcccCCCGCAGCTCGGTTCAACAAGCTCCCCTGTTCTTCAGTGCCACTGATGAATTCcgagaggaagatgacgaaACAGAACGTGAGCGAGAAATCGCTGATTTCTATGCACTCCAACGGTCAAGACGGAATTTTGGCGACAGCAACTTGAAGGAATCTTCCGAACTTGACGATTCTGAATGTTCAGGGTTCGAAGAGGAAAGTTCACCATGCGACGATCGTCCTGGTAAAGGCATCAAGAGCTCATGGCGAGGAGAAGAGAGTGTTTTGCGTGCTCGTCTTTTTCCTATCGAGTCTATGGCAGAAGCCCCAGAGCAAGAACCGGCTTCTCGATCCAGCCCAAGCAATAGCAAAGTTCGAGGTCATCTAGTAGATATCGGTCTGGATGATTCATTACGGCCTGATGTTGACGATGATCAGGCGTTATCTAGTCCCGGTGCCCACGATCCACCTGTTCAACGATTCCGTGAACGAGAAGTACTGAAGGAGCCTTCTGGCCCTAGCCAGCATGGATATGCTGTAGGGCAGGCTGATCTTTTGTCGCAAGATGCGCCACGGCCGCCCAGCTCGGCAAGCTCATTCCCAACCTCGGTATCACCACTAGCCTCAGAAAACACAGTGCAAGATGCCTTCTGGGGCCAGTTGTTTTTGATATCTCTCACTGGATTGTTTGCTTCTGCATTTCTTGTGTATCTTCATACATCTACACCCTCTGGAGACAAATCAAGATGGGGCGACACAATCTACATGACTGTTCATGGATCTTTCTTCCTCCTTGGGATATATACTATTGTATCGATTCTTGTGTCCCTTATTTGGTTGGCCTTACTACGATTCTACGTGCGACTTCTGGTCCATGTGATTCTAGTCGCTGTTCCCACGATCCTATGTTCATTCTCCTTATATCCTTTTATCTCAAGTTTCAATGGACCATGGCATGGGATGAGTATCCAAGACAAGGCGATGAGATGGAGCTCTGCTATCCCGTTTCTCATAGCTACCATGTGGATCTACAATGTTGTGCGTGGCCGTCAGTCTATAGGAAAGGCCATAGGCATTCTTGAATTTGCCTGTCGAATCTTGGCTGCCAATCCCGAGCTGCTTGCTCTTGGTCTGGGTGCCTTGGTCTGCGTTGTTTCCTGGACGTGGATCTGGATGCTGATGTTCACTCGCGTCTTCTTGGGCGGTCATTTTGTGAGCTCAAAATCTTTCATCATTGATGTGGGTAGCTGGTGGCTGGGCATCTATTTTGTCGTTGTTTATCTGTGGTCGATTGGCATAATCGCAGGCATCCAGCGTGCTGTCACCGCTGCAACAGTGAGCCAGTGGTATTTCCACCGTTTGGCAACACCCGCACCCACCTCAAGGCAAATTGTTCAGGCAGCTGTCGTTCACGCCGCCACAACTCTCTTCGGCACGATCTCTTTGTCTAGACTACTGGGGCTACTGGTTCGACTTCCTCTGCTCTTGTTACCAGGTCGCATCTCCTCGTTGCTCAGTCTGTTCGCCTATTCACTCATCCCCACCCCAATTACTTTTTTGACCAATCCTCTTTCTCTCACCTATGCAGCGATTCATTCGCAGCCTCTTGCCGCTTCCTCCCGGGGGTTGAGTCAAATGACTACCCTTGCCCCATCAGCGGCCTCAATGTCTTTATACCCCCGTTCATATTCTCAGTTCCCGGGGAACTTGGGGTCACTACTCTCATACCGGCTGTCCAAGTTGATCCTTTACGCTGCGCGTTTCATGATGTCCTTAGCCTTAGGGTTCGGTGGTTGGGTGACCACAGCTCGGAGCCTGACAACCCCTACGTCTGGTAGCACCATTCGAGGCAGTCTTTATGCCTACGTCGTCGGTCTTATTGCTGGAACAATTGGCTGGACCACGTTGGGTGCAATGGAAGGTGTGATCGCAGATATTGTAGATGCAGCGGTGATTTGCTGGGCAAGCGAAGTCGGTATCTCCGGCAGAGAGGCCCGGTATTGCCGTGAGGCTGGTTGGCTCTTTGGTGATTCGCAACCTCGATTCGGACATGAACATCAAGAGGTCTAG
- a CDS encoding Ketoreductase, putative: MANTNSPIPTLDLNDGTSVPVVGYGTGTAWFKKPDTGINHELVKSIKTATKLGYHHLDGAEVYQTEEELGQAITESGVSREKLIVTTKVLLNITDIPQAIETSLKKLQLDYVDLYLIHAPYFAKSKEELQAAWAAMEQVKAAGKARSIGVSNFLQSELETILETAKVVPSVNQIEFHPYLQHGNLVPFQESKGIKTVSYGGLTPATRARGGPLDPLLSSLATKYAVSQSEILLRWIIDRGCISITTSGKEARLSSYLRTFTFQLTPQEIDEISKIGEQKHYRAFWREKFAEDDRS, encoded by the exons ATGGCAAACACTAATTCGCCCATTCCTACATTGGACCTCAATGACGGTACCTCGGTCCCTGTC GTTGGATATGGCACGGGCACCGCGTGGTTTAAGAAGCCCGACACCGGTATCAACCACGAACTGGTCAAATCAATCAAGACTGCAACGAAGCTAGGATACCACCATCTCGATGGAGCTGAAGTCTATCAGACCGAGGAGGAACTGGGACAGGCAATCACAGAAAGCGGAGTATCTCGAGAGAAACTCATCGTGACGACTAAGGTCCTCCTCAACATCACCGATATTCCTCAGGCCATTGAAACCAGTCTCAAAAAGCTCCAGCTTGACTATGTGGATCT GTACTTGATCCATGCTCCGTACTTTGCAAAGTCCAAGGAAGAGCTTCAAGCTGCCTGGGCTGCCATGGAGCAAGTAAAGGCAGCTGGGAAAGCACGGTCTATTGGTGTGTCCAATTTCTTACAAAGCGAATTGGAGACCATTCTCGAAACCGCTAAAGTGGTGCCATCTGTGAATCAGATTGAGTTCCATCCATACCTTCAACATGGCAATCTTGTTCCCTTCCAAGAGAGTAAAGGTATCAAGACTGTTAGTTACGGAGGCCTCACCCCTGCGACCCGGGCTCGGGGCGGGCCATTGGACCCCCTACTCTCTTCTTTGGCCACCAAATATGCAGTCAGTCAGTCCGAGATTCTGCTACGCTGGATCATTGACCGTGGTTGTATATCTATCACTACTAGTGGCAAAGAAGCCCGCCTAAGCAGCTATTTGCGCACATTTACATTCCAACTGACACCTCAAGAAATTGACGAGATCTCTAAGATAGGCGAACAGAAACATTACCGTGCATTCTGGCGTGAGAAGTTTGCAGAGGATGATCGTTCCTGA
- a CDS encoding Peroxisome membrane protein, Pex16, whose translation MESVRNIRNPIPPVLLQPYKWLSIYEDFVTKNANSVGQVESALRSLTYIIPGRYRESEIPSECVHSGVQLLSLYHDSLVSRVIDRLPSTVPRPPPTPHSRYTKYWTSSSSLYRKVALALQMLQYTELLWEMVARRRGQKTRWRVVIFIEFAKAVCRLLLLRLTNSRPLVSPPLPEREVDPRTTEEETPQIDWNGMDTPVSERSSDLSWKMPRTGLSLPSLPDVNDVSNYLISKVLTADDIKPPKALLHRAMGQGQLAEVLYILRPVIYAMAMQKWSGDRRSWRPWLIGFGMEFGCRQLAKQDFRERVAGGLRGLTGLEREELKKRGWSMGWWMMRGAFYENITKSGLHSLTGKMKGKPLLDLVGSVVEDYEYLWNNFYFSTATL comes from the exons ATGGAATCCGTTCGCAATATTCGGAATCCAATACCCCCGGTGCTTTTGCAACCATACAAATGGCTTTCTATCTATGAAGACTTCGTGACCAAGAATGCAAACTCCGTTGGTCAAGTCGAGTCAGCGCTGAGATCTTTGACTTATATTATCCCGG GACGATACCGAGAATCAGAGATACCTTCAGAATGTG TACACTCCGGTGTCCAGTTATTATCGTTATACCATGACTCTCTTGTTTCGAGAGTTATTGATCGGCTCCCATCGACTGTCCCCCGGCCGCCGCCCACTCCCCACTCTCGATATACTAAATACTGGACCTCTAGCTCCTCGCTGTATCGCAAGGTGGCGCTTGCGCTACAAATGCTCCAGTATACTGAGCTTCTCTGGGAGATGGTGGCGCGGCGACGCGGCCAGAAAACCCGTTGGCGCGTGGTCATATTCATTGAATTCGCAAAGGCAGTTTGCCGCTTGCTTCTTCTGCGATTGACCAACTCCAGACCACTCGTCAGTCCTCCACTTCCAGAACGGGAGGTAGATCCAAGGAcgacagaagaagagacacCACAGATTGACTGGAATGGAATGGACACTCCGGTGAGCGAGCGGTCTTCAGACTTGAGTTGGAAGATGCCTCGCACGGGACTTTCCCTTCCATCTCTCCCCGACGTAAATGATGTGTCGAACTATCTCATCTCCAAAGTTCTTACGGCAGATGACATAAAACCCCCGAAGGCACTCCTCCACCGGGCGATGGGACAAGGACAACTGGCTGAAGTGCTGTACATTCTTCGGCCTGTTATCTACGCAATGGCAATGCAAAAGTGGAGTGGTGATAGACGAAGCTGGCGGCCATGGCTCATTGGATTTGGAATGGAGTTTGGCTGCCGTCAGCTCGCAAAGCAGGACTTCCGTGAACGGGTCGCTGGCGGTCTTCGGGGACTTACAGGGCTTGAGCGAGAGGAATTGAAGAAGCGTGGATGGTCAATGGGCTGGTGGATGATGAGAGGCGCATTCTATGAGAACATCACAAA GTCGGGGCTACACAGTTTGACTGGAAAGATGAAAGGCAAGCCATTGTTGGATTTGGTGGGCAGTGTTGTGGAGGACTATGAATACCTTTGGAACAACTTCTATTTCTCGACCGCCACACTGTGA
- a CDS encoding Cyclin-like F-box, whose amino-acid sequence MSKRCRDRWDSDLPQKRTRTRNDVGPVDRLSRLSNELLLHILSFLPVSSLNVCQRLSHRFHALGGDSEIWKWQYYSEWPRRIIRPRSQPGWIMGTWHRRAIGNGSIGSGIIGPKGYAGLLRFPLSAPSIPSLMTPTALAVSQIQDQIEISVGLENGHFSLFILNLQTSQLDLQSSHVGCSDAAITTMALSSPYLMIVSHHKDLTLYNLRPGSHGAGETAEASEPRQIASLKADNIAAPMTLSLRVSSFEIVATIVYSFFHIGCGWSLGIQELHLGKDGQQLDSRLATTVDSQYGLRPLQSRKRRRSAAESVNNPPRIDPGAPSIRRQQPPTSMSYSHPYLLTSHADNTLTLYLVVSTSEKVYVQGGRRLWGHTSSVSAVQVTNRGKAVSVSSRGDEIRIWELEMAITSLGSRKFFEDNGVQINAGKKDGKPEPGPGMISHNLGHANVESQELTLPIGFDEERYISTSICVKHPSLRCSIR is encoded by the exons ATGTCCAAACGGTGCAGAGACCGCTGGGATTCTGACCTACCGCAAAAGCGGACCCGCACTCGGAACGATGTTGGGCCTGTTGATCGCCTGTCTCGTCTGAGCAATGAGTTGCTGCTTCATATCCTTTCATTTTTACCAGTATCGTCCCTTAACGTGTGTCAAAG GTTATCACATCGCTTCCATGCCCTTGGTGGGGACTCTGAGATATGGAAATGGCAATATTACTCGGAATGG CCAAGACGGATTATTCGCCCAAGGTCGCAACCTGGTTGGATCATGGGCACTTGGCACAGGAGGGCAATTGGAAACGGCAGTATCGGCTCCGGCATAATTGGTCCAAAGGGCTATGCCGGGTTACTGAG ATTCCCTTTATCAGCTCCATCAATACCATCTCTTATGACCCCAACCGCCTTGGCAGTAAGCCAGATCCAAGATCAGATCGAGATCTCCGTCGGACTGGAAAATGGTCACTTCAGCCTCTTCATCCTAAATCTTCAAACCTCCCAGCTAGACTTGCAGTCCTCTCATGTCGGCTGCAGTGATGCTGCTATAACAACAATGGCCCTCTCATCGCCGTATCTAATGATAGTATCCCATCACAAAGATTTGACCTTGTACAATCTGCGACCTGGCAGCCATGGAGCAGGGGAAACCGCCGAGGCCTCGGAGCCCCGCCAGATTGCTTCCCTCAAGGCAGATAACATTGCTGCGCCAATGACACTATCTCTCCGAGTCTCGTCCTTTGAGATTGTCGCTACCATTGTGTATAGTTTCTTCCACATTGGCTGTGGGTGGTCCCTGGGGATTCAAGAATTACATCTAGGCAAAGATGGGCAACAACTAGATTCCCGACTGGCTACTACAGTGGATTCTCAATATGGATTGAGGCCACTTCAATCCAGAAAAAGGCGACGCTCTGCAGCCGAGTCGGTCAACAATCCACCTCGCATCGACCCTGGGGCGCCGTCTATCAGACGCCAACAGCCGCCAACTTCCATGTCCTATTCCCATCCGTATCTACTGACCTCTCATGCCGACAACACGTTGACTTTGTATCTTGTGGTATCCACATCGGAGAAGGTATATGTCCAAGGCGGCCGACGCCTATGGGGCCATACCTCTTCCGTATCTGCTGTTCAGGTGACCAACCGCGGGAAAGCTGTCTCTGTAAGCTCTCGAGGGGATGAGATTCGAATATGGGAGTTGGAGATGGCGATAACCTCCCTGGGTAGCCGCAAATTCTTCGAGGACAATGGTGTTCAGATCAACGCTGGAAAAAAGGATGGGAAGCCAGAGCCAGGACCAGGAATGATTTCCCACAATTTGGGCCATGCAAATGTGGAATCCCAAGAATTGACCTTGCCCATCGGATTTGATGAAGAACGG TATATATCTACATCTATCTGTGTCAAG CACCCAAGCCTGAGGTGTAGCATTCGGTAG